Proteins encoded in a region of the Isoalcanivorax pacificus W11-5 genome:
- the rplK gene encoding 50S ribosomal protein L11 has protein sequence MAKKIQAYIKLQVAAGAANPSPPVGPALGQHGVNIMEFCKAFNAQTQELEKGAPVPVVITVYSDRSFTFVMKTPPASFLLKKAAGIKSGSGVPNKNKVGKVTRAQLEEIAKTKEPDLTAASLDAAVRTIAGSARSMGLDVEE, from the coding sequence ATGGCTAAGAAGATTCAGGCCTACATCAAGCTGCAAGTTGCAGCGGGTGCGGCCAACCCGAGCCCGCCGGTCGGCCCTGCACTGGGTCAGCACGGCGTGAACATCATGGAGTTCTGCAAGGCGTTCAACGCCCAGACTCAGGAGCTGGAAAAAGGCGCTCCGGTACCGGTGGTGATCACCGTGTACAGCGATCGCAGTTTCACCTTCGTCATGAAGACGCCGCCGGCGTCCTTCCTGCTGAAGAAAGCAGCGGGCATCAAGAGCGGCTCCGGCGTGCCGAACAAAAACAAGGTGGGCAAGGTGACCCGTGCCCAGCTTGAAGAAATTGCCAAGACCAAAGAGCCGGACCTGACTGCAGCAAGCCTTGATGCAGCGGTTCGTACCATTGCGGGCAGTGCCCGTTCCATGGGTCTGGACGTGGAGGAATAA
- the rplA gene encoding 50S ribosomal protein L1 has translation MAKLSKRARAIREAVVPGKAYAIDEAVSLLAELSKVKFKESIDAAINLGVDPRKSDQNVRGASVLPHGTGKTVRVAVFAQGANADAAREAGADVVGFDDLAEQVQGGEINFDVVIATPDAMRVVGKLGTILGPRGLMPNPKVGTVTADVATAVKNAKGGQVRYRTDKGGIIHCNIGQVGFDVNAVKENLEALVADLKKIKPSSAKGVYLKKITLSTTMGPGLSIDLATLAI, from the coding sequence ATGGCCAAGCTTTCCAAACGCGCCCGCGCGATCCGTGAAGCGGTAGTTCCGGGCAAAGCCTACGCCATCGACGAAGCCGTCAGCCTGCTGGCCGAGCTGTCGAAGGTGAAGTTCAAGGAATCCATCGACGCCGCCATCAACCTGGGTGTTGATCCGCGTAAATCTGACCAGAACGTGCGTGGCGCTTCCGTGCTGCCGCACGGCACCGGCAAGACCGTCCGTGTGGCGGTGTTCGCCCAGGGCGCCAACGCTGACGCCGCGCGCGAAGCCGGCGCCGACGTGGTCGGTTTCGACGATCTGGCCGAGCAGGTACAGGGCGGTGAGATCAACTTCGACGTGGTGATCGCTACCCCGGACGCGATGCGTGTGGTCGGTAAACTGGGTACCATCCTCGGCCCGCGCGGCCTGATGCCGAACCCGAAAGTGGGTACCGTGACCGCTGACGTGGCCACTGCGGTGAAAAACGCCAAGGGCGGCCAGGTGCGCTACCGCACCGACAAAGGCGGCATCATTCACTGCAACATCGGCCAGGTTGGCTTTGATGTGAACGCAGTGAAGGAAAACCTGGAAGCACTGGTCGCTGATCTGAAGAAGATCAAGCCGTCCTCCGCCAAAGGCGTGTACCTGAAGAAAATTACGCTGTCGACCACCATGGGCCCGGGTCTGTCCATCGACCTGGCTACCCTGGCGATCTGA
- the rplJ gene encoding 50S ribosomal protein L10 — protein sequence MTLKLEDKKAIVAAVKDAADSAFSAVVADYRGLTVSQITTLRNQAREHNVYLRVVRNTLARRALEGTNFELLNDSLVGPTLIGMSMSENDMGAAARLFKDFAKDNTKLELKSGVFDGKLFTGNELDVLAKLPNREQALTTLVSLLQAPVSKFGRLMTALKEKNEEQAA from the coding sequence GTGACTCTGAAACTGGAAGACAAGAAAGCCATTGTCGCGGCCGTCAAGGACGCCGCCGACAGTGCTTTCTCTGCTGTGGTCGCCGACTACCGTGGCCTGACGGTCTCGCAGATTACCACGCTGCGTAACCAGGCCCGCGAGCACAACGTTTATTTGCGCGTTGTTCGTAACACACTGGCGCGTCGCGCGCTGGAAGGCACGAACTTCGAACTGCTGAACGACTCGCTGGTAGGCCCGACCCTGATCGGTATGTCGATGTCCGAGAACGACATGGGCGCAGCTGCCCGTCTGTTCAAGGACTTTGCCAAGGACAACACCAAGCTGGAGCTCAAGTCCGGCGTGTTCGATGGCAAGTTGTTCACCGGCAACGAACTCGACGTACTGGCCAAGCTCCCGAACCGCGAACAGGCCCTGACCACTCTGGTATCGCTGCTGCAGGCACCGGTATCCAAGTTTGGCCGCCTGATGACCGCGCTGAAGGAAAAGAACGAAGAGCAGGCTGCCTGA
- the rplL gene encoding 50S ribosomal protein L7/L12, which yields MALSKDEILNAIGELSVLELVELISAFEEKFNVSAAAVAVAAAPGAAAAAVEEQTEFNVILTGFGDKKVGVIKAVREATGLGLKEAKDLVEGAPAPVKEGVSKDEAEAIKKKIEEAGGTAELK from the coding sequence ATGGCACTGTCCAAAGACGAAATCCTGAACGCTATCGGCGAGCTGTCCGTACTGGAGCTGGTTGAGCTGATCTCCGCTTTCGAAGAGAAGTTCAACGTGTCTGCTGCTGCCGTGGCTGTTGCTGCTGCACCGGGTGCTGCTGCTGCCGCTGTTGAAGAGCAAACCGAGTTCAACGTTATCCTGACCGGTTTCGGCGACAAGAAAGTAGGCGTGATCAAAGCCGTACGTGAAGCCACCGGCCTGGGCCTGAAAGAAGCCAAGGACCTGGTAGAAGGCGCTCCGGCTCCGGTGAAAGAAGGCGTGTCCAAAGACGAAGCTGAAGCGATCAAGAAGAAGATCGAAGAAGCTGGCGGTACTGCCGAGCTCAAGTAA